Sequence from the Seriola aureovittata isolate HTS-2021-v1 ecotype China chromosome 6, ASM2101889v1, whole genome shotgun sequence genome:
CACTGAGTCCTGAGCTCGGCCTCCATGCCAGCACATTGTACTGGACGCTGAATGGGATGCGTCTGCCCAGCAGCACCTTCAGCGTGGCGTCCTCCGACGTGCTGAGTGTCACCCTTCACAACCTGAATGGCTCCCAGCAGCAGTCTGGAGACAACCTGGTGTGTCACGGAGCAGATGGACACATCCTGGGTGGCTCTTGTCTCTATGTGGGCAGTAAGTGGAGGCTTTCTTTTGTCAGTGCATAGTCAAACAGGGCTGAAGAGGCTGGGTTAGGGCTTTTAGGAGCTgaggtgtgtttacatgttacGATACAGACTgaatggatttttaaaaatatatttagcaCACTCAGTGTAATAAAGGGGAAAGGTTATTCTGAAACACTAAGCATCACaaaatgtttctgcttttgATCAACTAGCCGAGAAAACTATTGTAGATTTTGTAAACTAGGGTTGCATCAATGTATCACGACCCCATCAGGATCATTTTGCTGATCAGCTCGTAAAAGCATAATATTCAATCGAAAATTATATTTACAGACAATTTGtaatgtttgtcatttaatacagCTGCcaaattaacaacataaaagtcttattctcattttaaaactatTGATCATATGTTGAGAAATATTCTGAAAATTATTGATACATCTGATTAAAACCTGATTTAAATTCCGCAAGGGACTTAAAATGCCACTAGAGCTAAATGATGTTCAGAAATAATAACGTAAATAATCCAATTTTGAATACAAAGCGGTCATAAAAATAACTGATCCCAAATGAAGATATTATGAAGCCAGCTGTCACAGTTTGttgtaaatatacaaatgtcaaaaattgcAGTTTCATAAGCAAACCACTTACTGGTTTTCTTATTTGTTCCAACTTCTTGGCCCAACCAACAACTTGAACGCACTGTATGACTGTAGTTTAGAGAATCTCAAGCCCAAATTATAACTGACTCTTCAACGATACGAAAACATTTCCTATCTGGAGAATTTCCTAtatcaattaaaaaacatttaaatagatCAGTATTAGTGTATTTGCCAAACCTTACAAGACTCACAGAGTGTGGGGTATaaactttcttttcatctttggtTCTGCATCTTTTTTACTCTGTTGTCGGTCCGTAATGCTTTAAAGCCGGTTGTAGAACTAATCAGATTGATGCAGTGAATGCTTCACATGAATGGCTAAGGAATTGGCCTcatgctgttttctctctctttgtcttttaatttcAGAATCAAGGTCACACGGTGTCTCTGttgatattaaattaaatagaaTGAAATAGTcctatttttttgacttttatttacatttgactACGTTTAATTTCAATATGCAGACACTAGTTTGTTTTAAAGTCTTGTTCTGCTTCTAAAATGAGGCTTTTCATTCCAACCAGCTCTTTTTTCCAACAGTGCCTCCAGAAAAACCGGTCAATTTAACGTGTTGGTCCCGCAACACGAAGGACCTGAGCTGCAAGTGGAGCCCTGGGGGGCCGGGTGAAACCCACATCCGAACCAAATACACCCTCAAGTACAAATTGAGGTGAGCGCCCCagacctgctgcagctcacaggTGATCACCTCGTCCAACAGCGCTCAGGTAGACTAGCAGTAAATGTATACGGAGTATGTGACACATACCATTTATCATCTGTAACACGTACTACACTCAGaggctgcagtgtgttgttttgcttGTGTTCTAAGTGTTATAAGTAGTCAGTGTGCCTTTCCTGAGACAAATGTCAGAATTTATTTTGGTCAcggtgtttgttgtgtttctgtacaGGTGGTatgggagagagaaggagtgtGAAAATTACGGCTCGGGGAAGCAGCGGTACTCCTGCTACATTCCCCGCAACCTCGCCCTCTTCACCCCGTATGAGATTTGGGTGGAGGCAACCAATCAGCTGGGCTCTGCCACCTCTGACATCACCACCCTGGACATCCTGGATGTAGGTGAGTAAGTGACGTCTGTAGTTGCACATCACTGAGGTTGATTAACACAACTCTTTCctgtcctttcctttcctctacttccctttcctttcctttgctttCGTTTCCCGCACATCCCTGCTCTTTTCCTgtgctttgcttttctttttttttcttttttctttttgggtcctctcctctcctctccacttctcttcttttatatttgtttgtctgcagctctCCTGCATATGGCTAACATACGTCTCCAGGGGAGAGGGGATTTATTTTTATGGTTTCTCCTTCCAGCCCGCTGCTGGAACAGCATTATGGGTTCCTGCTGCCACTCGCTAatacaaactgttttaaaagttaaaaacagcAGATGCCTCACAGGTGATGGCCTCACAGGTTTCTCAATGAGAGCTTTAGTTAGTCATGTATGAGCAATAGCAGGCATTCCTTACTATTTCTCCAGCTCTAATAGAACAGCGTAGTCTCATGGCCTCCAGTGAATGCCACATTTTGACCGCAGTGTTTATTGTCCGTGACTGAGCATCCTCTCCCTCCATTCATCCTCACTGCACACTGAGGAACAGATAACTTTGAGGCTAAGAGAGGGttaggggaggaggaggaggaggaggagcaatgCCATGTGTATGATGCATTGCGCTGCCTCAATAACAGAAACAATGAGCTTGGAGAATATTTGTTCTGGCTTTTGGTTTTCTTCTCCCCCTCGAGCTGAATGCTGTAGAACAAATAAAGTACGTCAGCTGACAAACAGCATCACGCAACAGCGGCGGAGGATGTCTGAAGCAAAAGGTTAGAAACAGGAAACTCTTTTACAAGACATTTAATAAGTTCCTTCCTTTGTCtccttcttttttatcttttgtctttctccccTTCAAAGCTTGCACACTTTATTGCAGTaggtaaaatgttttatttaatactGACACAGCACAGCATGCTCTCTACAGGAAGCACAAGCTGACCTGAACCAAAGCCTGCTAGTCAGTCTGCGCAAAAAACAAGTCTCTTTGTCAAgtgaatttttaaatattcaaatgaagacAGGTAAATCTTCCACTTGCCCGTTGTTCTAATGACACGTTAGGAGCCTCTATGGATACGGTATGAGAATGTGACTtctggagggttttttttttcttcttataaTGGTTGGAAAATTCAATCCATTTCTTCAACAAATGCTCTTCCTAAATGATAGCACAAATTTGGGAGTGGAAATTGGAAATTTGGTGCTAAAATCGGATATATAAAATTTCTGAGGCTGTGTTGATCAAGATGAGATCATAGGTGTAAGAGCTTAAAACCTATGGGGTGGCGTGTTTAGCTAGAagtatcttatttatttaacaattaTTCTCTTATGTACAAATGTGGCATAattttgtatatatttctatttgtattaattatttgtatttctttctctcactcagcTGGCAATTTGTTATTCAATGTATGGATTAGAGGTGTCGTGATATCGGTGTTGACGAAttgatgaaatattgatattgtgttaataaaacatatactgtatgatgatattgtgatggcagatgttcttttgtttatcagttcatctggttgTCTTTTCACTATCCATTAAGCATACAGCTATTGTTACAGACTCTCTCCCTACACTTGTATTTGAGTCTAAATCATTTaccaaaaaagacacaaaacaagtaATAAACGAAGATAAGATAAGTaagatgaatttgactgatagcattgttattattttttgatttttttcaaaacatttttcaaattttctttaaatatcGCGATAATATCGTTATCATGAATTCTTTTGGCCACAATAATTGCGTGGTGAAAATCTGATATCTTGTCAACCTAAGTATTGATGTTTCCTtataatgtatgtgtgtctgcataaTTTGATTTAGGACTATTCCCCTGCACAAGGTTTGAGAAATCTATGATGTAGggaaacaatgtgttttgtggGATGTGCACTATTGTTTTGATCATTTGGTAAAGCATATGAAGGCAAAGTATTTTACTGACAAATGTTCCTTTGTATCTTAAAGGGTTACTGGTCAATGTGGAAGCAGCAGTGGCaaagatatcctgacttttagtctgGATACTGGAtgctacacttcccataatgcaactcagtaACATCTTTTAGACACTACACCCCACTTTGTAATATAGGGTTGGTGTTGAAAATTCAGACTGACATTTTCTCAGATTTGAAATAGAAATTTCCTGTGACTGCTTGCTGGCTCAGCACTGATTACCGTCACCATGTGATATGATGCTTGTCTGCCCTCAgtgtttcatctctctctctagaGGTCACTCAGACCTCTTGTAGTGTtgctgtacatactgtacatctgctGTAAACAAACTCAACGCTTGTCCTTGTCTGTCCAGTGACCACAGACCCTCCTGCCAACGTGCAGGTGAGTCGCGTCGGCGACCTCGACGACCAGCTGACGGTCCGCTGGGCCAGCCCCCCCGAGCTCAAGGACATCCTGTTTCAGGCCAAATATCAGATCCGCTACAGACTGGAGGACAGCACTGAATGGAAGGTGGTGCACACACTGaggcactgaaacacaaacagacctgCAGACTtagccacacacaaacactcacctaCTGCTATGACTCCTAATGACAACTGATCCAACgaacaataaacataaaagtTGCTCATGCTGCATCTTCAGCTCCTTGTTTGTGCTTTCATCATAAGGCAAATCTCACTCTAGTGTGAAAAACCTTGATTGCCGCTGGTGAAGCCACTTTTATCCAGATTACATTCAAAATGACAGGAAACCAAaatttaggggaaaaaaagtgattatAAAATATCCCTTTCATCTGTACCTGCAggagataaaacaataaaaactgagagaaaagatgTAGAAAATGTTCAGTTTGAGTTGATTTTGATTCTCTCCTTCGCCTACAgatccattatttttttttcatcctctttgacattttctgccctCTCTCAGGTGGTGGACGATGTTGGTAACCAGACATCATGTCGGCTGGCAGGCCTTCAGCCTGGAACCGTCTATTTTGTCCAGGTGAGGTGCAACCCAGTCGGCATCTATGGCTCGAGAAAGGCCGGTATCTGGAGTGACTGGAGTCACCCAACTGCCGCCTCCACTCCCAGCAGTGGTAAGTACTTTACAGAGgatatgacaaaacaaaaaacaacaaaaaaacaaagcaaaacattagTAATTCTTTGTCATACCTTAGTCATCATTGGGATTTGGTGTTTTGGTTGCAGGGCAAGTGTGAATAATTGAAGAAATGTTAATGTAAGTCTGTATaaacaaaagtgtgtttgtgctttgtgAACAGCCCAGACTCAATCCACTAACTGTTAAAAAAGTGTAATTGtagtttttcctttctttggcTGTCTCATGACTTAAATGGCTTTTGAATGCTTCACAAAAATCTGTAATGCCCACAAATCTTGACCATTCTTTCCTTTTCTAATAATCAACCTTTCATTGCCAATTAAAGCCAGAAAAACAATGTGCTTATCCCTGATTCAACATCCTGAACAAGCAGATCTAAACCGCATGTGACCCAAGAGAAACCAAACATCAATAGGCTAGATACCTCGATAGAGATCTCCCAGCATCGGATTAGAAGGAACTGCAAAGGGCCAGGGGGACATTTGATAGATTTTGTCGTCAGCTTCAAAGATTGATCAAGTTAAAAAGCTGGTTTGTCTGTTGAGGCACACACAGGGCCTATAAAGCTTGAGTGGAAGCAGGTTTGGGAGCAGATAATGAGTTACATAGGTTATGTGGTAT
This genomic interval carries:
- the crlf1b gene encoding cytokine receptor-like factor 1b isoform X2 → MLSFVFLLLLAPHVLFSSTHVAVISPQDPVLCIGSSLTATCTLSPELGLHASTLYWTLNGMRLPSSTFSVASSDVLSVTLHNLNGSQQQSGDNLVCHGADGHILGGSCLYVGMPPEKPVNLTCWSRNTKDLSCKWSPGGPGETHIRTKYTLKYKLRWYGREKECENYGSGKQRYSCYIPRNLALFTPYEIWVEATNQLGSATSDITTLDILDVVTTDPPANVQVSRVGDLDDQLTVRWASPPELKDILFQAKYQIRYRLEDSTEWKVVDDVGNQTSCRLAGLQPGTVYFVQVRCNPVGIYGSRKAGIWSDWSHPTAASTPSSERLQSGSCDPKPGEQNSTLRRELKQFFGWVRKHAYGCSGMSIKLYDQWRVWLQKSHRTRNQVDSTRR
- the crlf1b gene encoding cytokine receptor-like factor 1b isoform X1; the protein is MLSFVFLLLLAPHVLFSSTHVAVISPQDPVLCIGSSLTATCTLSPELGLHASTLYWTLNGMRLPSSTFSVASSDVLSVTLHNLNGSQQQSGDNLVCHGADGHILGGSCLYVGMPPEKPVNLTCWSRNTKDLSCKWSPGGPGETHIRTKYTLKYKLRWYGREKECENYGSGKQRYSCYIPRNLALFTPYEIWVEATNQLGSATSDITTLDILDVVTTDPPANVQVSRVGDLDDQLTVRWASPPELKDILFQAKYQIRYRLEDSTEWKVVDDVGNQTSCRLAGLQPGTVYFVQVRCNPVGIYGSRKAGIWSDWSHPTAASTPSSERLQSGSCDPKPGEQNSTLRRELKQFFGWVRKHAYGCSGMSIKLYDQWRVWLQKSHRTRNQILQDDNS